From Bordetella flabilis, the proteins below share one genomic window:
- a CDS encoding IscS subfamily cysteine desulfurase has product MTTRPIYLDYSATTPVDPRVVEKMVPWLYENFGNPASRSHAIGWEAEDAVERAREEVAKLVNADPREIIWTSGATESDNLAIKGAANFYAERGKHVITVKTEHKAVLDTTRELERQGFEVTYLDVQENGLLDLDVFKAALRPDTVLVSVMMVNNEIGVIQDIAALGEICRERNIIFHVDAAQATGKVEIDLQKLKVDLMSFSAHKTYGPKGIGALYVRRKPRVRIEAQMHGGGHERGFRSGTLPTHQIVGMGEAFRLAREEMGTENERIRMLRDRLWAGLSEIEEVYLNGDMERRVPHNLNVSFNYVEGESLIMAVKELAVSSGSACTSASLEPSYVLRALGRNDELAHSSIRFTIGRFTTEQEIDFTVDLLKKRVGKLRDMSPLWEMAKEGIDLNSVQWAAH; this is encoded by the coding sequence ATGACTACCCGTCCTATTTATCTCGACTACTCCGCTACGACGCCTGTCGATCCCCGCGTGGTAGAGAAAATGGTGCCGTGGCTGTATGAGAACTTCGGTAATCCGGCTTCGCGTAGCCACGCCATCGGCTGGGAAGCGGAGGACGCTGTCGAACGCGCGCGCGAAGAGGTTGCCAAGCTGGTCAATGCGGATCCGCGCGAAATCATCTGGACCTCCGGCGCTACCGAATCGGACAACCTGGCAATCAAGGGCGCGGCGAATTTCTACGCCGAGCGCGGCAAGCACGTCATCACCGTGAAGACCGAGCACAAGGCCGTCCTGGATACAACCCGGGAACTGGAGCGCCAGGGTTTCGAGGTCACCTACCTGGATGTGCAGGAAAACGGCCTGCTGGATCTGGACGTGTTCAAGGCGGCATTGCGGCCGGACACCGTCCTGGTTTCCGTGATGATGGTGAACAACGAGATCGGTGTCATCCAGGACATTGCCGCGCTGGGTGAAATCTGCCGCGAGCGGAACATCATTTTCCACGTCGATGCGGCGCAGGCCACCGGCAAGGTCGAAATCGACCTGCAAAAACTGAAGGTCGACCTGATGTCGTTCTCCGCCCACAAGACCTACGGTCCCAAGGGTATTGGCGCTTTGTATGTCCGCCGCAAGCCGCGGGTCCGCATCGAGGCGCAAATGCATGGTGGCGGCCACGAGCGCGGGTTCCGATCCGGCACGCTGCCAACCCACCAGATCGTCGGCATGGGCGAGGCCTTCCGCCTGGCGCGCGAGGAAATGGGTACGGAGAACGAACGCATCCGCATGTTGCGCGACCGCCTGTGGGCGGGCTTGTCAGAGATCGAAGAGGTCTACCTGAATGGCGATATGGAGCGCCGTGTCCCGCACAACTTGAACGTCAGCTTCAATTATGTGGAAGGCGAGTCGCTCATCATGGCGGTGAAGGAACTCGCGGTGTCCAGTGGATCAGCCTGTACCTCCGCCAGCCTGGAGCCTTCCTACGTCCTGCGCGCCCTGGGCCGCAACGACGAGCTTGCGCATAGCTCCATCCGGTTCACCATCGGCCGCTTCACCACTGAGCAGGAAATCGACTTCACGGTCGACCTCCTGAAGAAGCGGGTAGGCAAGCTGCGCGATAT